A genomic stretch from Neomonachus schauinslandi chromosome 14, ASM220157v2, whole genome shotgun sequence includes:
- the C14H22orf39 gene encoding UPF0545 protein C22orf39 homolog isoform X1, with amino-acid sequence MADGGAWRPPRPCEAYRAEWKLCRSARHFLHHYYVHGERPACEQWRRDLASCREWEERRSAEAQQSLCESERARVQATRKHALVWALRQSPPADWHLPLPQDEKDQ; translated from the exons ATGGCGGACGGCGGCGCCTGGCGG CCGCCGCGCCCCTGCGAGGCCTACCGCGCCGAGTGGAAACTCTGCCGCAGCGCCAGACACTTCCTGCACCACTACTACGTCCACGGCGAACGGCCGGCCTGCGAGCAGTGGCGGCGCGACCTGGCCAGCTGCCGGGAGTGGGAGGAGCGCCGAAGCGCGGAGGCCCAG CAGTCCCTCTGTGAGAGCGAGCGTGCAAGAGTCCAGGCTACACGGAAGCATGCCCTGGTGTGGGCCCTAAGGCAGAGCCCTCCTGCAGACTGGCACCTCCCTCTGCCACAGGACGAGAAAGACCAGTGA
- the MRPL40 gene encoding 39S ribosomal protein L40, mitochondrial: protein MALAGLGVSARALRSRSWLMGTWQTQIRDTHQRASFLSFWELIPMRAEPLRKKKKVDPKKDQAVKDRLKKRIRRLEKASQELIPIEDFITPVRLLDKARQRPHVELPFEESERRALLLKKWSLYKHQEHEKERDAIRSMVESQQEALQELQLMSPELHVEATKRDPNLFPFEREGPDYTPPISNYQPPEGRYHDITKVYTQVEFKR from the exons ATGGCCTTAGCAGGGCTGGGAGTTTCCGCTCGCGCTCTGCGCTCGCGGAGTTG GCTAATGGGAACTTGGCAGACACAGATTAGAGACACCCACCAGCGAGCTTCATTTTTGTCCTTCTGGGAGCTCATTCCCATGAG AGCAGAACCGCTgcgaaagaagaaaaaggtagatCCTAAAAAAGACCAAGCAGTAAAGGACCGGTTGAAAAAGAGGATCAGACGACTGGAGAAAGCTAGCCAGGAGCTAATTCCCATTGAAGATTTTATTACACCTGTGAGGCTCTTGGATAAAGCAAG ACAGCGGCCTCACGTGGAGCTTCCCTTTGAGGAGAGTGAGCGGAGAGCTCTGCTCCTGAAGAAGTGGTCTCTGTACAAGCATcaagagcatgagaaggagagGGATGCCATCAGGTCCATGGTTGAGTCCCAGCAGGAAGCTCTGCAGGAGCTGCAGCTCATGTCCCCAGAGCTACATGTGGAGGCCACCAAGCGGGACCCCAATCTGTTCCCCTTTGAAAGAGAAGGGCCAGATTACACGCCACCAATCTCCAACTACCAGCCCCCTGAAGGCAGATACCATGATATCACCAAGGTGTACACACAGGTGGAGTTTAAGAGGTAG
- the C14H22orf39 gene encoding UPF0545 protein C22orf39 homolog isoform X2, which translates to MADGGAWRPPRPCEAYRAEWKLCRSARHFLHHYYVHGERPACEQWRRDLASCREWEERRSAEAQSLCESERARVQATRKHALVWALRQSPPADWHLPLPQDEKDQ; encoded by the exons ATGGCGGACGGCGGCGCCTGGCGG CCGCCGCGCCCCTGCGAGGCCTACCGCGCCGAGTGGAAACTCTGCCGCAGCGCCAGACACTTCCTGCACCACTACTACGTCCACGGCGAACGGCCGGCCTGCGAGCAGTGGCGGCGCGACCTGGCCAGCTGCCGGGAGTGGGAGGAGCGCCGAAGCGCGGAGGCCCAG TCCCTCTGTGAGAGCGAGCGTGCAAGAGTCCAGGCTACACGGAAGCATGCCCTGGTGTGGGCCCTAAGGCAGAGCCCTCCTGCAGACTGGCACCTCCCTCTGCCACAGGACGAGAAAGACCAGTGA